In one Moritella sp. 5 genomic region, the following are encoded:
- a CDS encoding DUF1566 domain-containing protein, whose protein sequence is MTKPITLRETTVMKLFYKSINIHALIFMCLIFFTNMSHALLIDRGNGLVYDDVQDITWLQDANYSQTSGYDADGLMTWAEANTWATGLVFQGTNDWRLFTRDLFDPNCDYTDPSNGHTSGDGCTGSELGYLYYNYFGLDAEDGLDPSATDAAGVANMNMFINMQNYNYWDGTLPKSSPTEYWDFSLRWGDIVSDYEWNDNYAWAVTDGDVGLTVSAPATGLLLISSLLLILWYKKNKRLLVSKMKF, encoded by the coding sequence GTGACAAAACCAATAACCTTAAGGGAAACAACAGTGATGAAACTATTTTATAAATCTATAAATATTCATGCTTTAATCTTTATGTGTCTGATTTTTTTTACCAACATGTCTCACGCATTATTAATTGATAGAGGAAATGGCCTAGTATATGACGATGTTCAAGACATTACTTGGTTACAAGATGCTAACTACTCACAAACTAGTGGTTATGATGCTGATGGCCTGATGACATGGGCAGAGGCAAATACATGGGCAACAGGGTTAGTATTTCAAGGTACAAATGACTGGCGTCTATTTACTCGTGATTTATTTGATCCTAATTGTGATTATACCGATCCCAGTAATGGCCATACTTCAGGTGATGGCTGTACGGGAAGTGAGCTAGGTTACTTGTATTACAATTATTTTGGTTTGGATGCTGAAGACGGCTTGGACCCTTCGGCAACAGATGCGGCAGGCGTCGCCAATATGAACATGTTTATCAACATGCAAAACTATAACTATTGGGATGGTACTTTACCAAAATCAAGCCCAACGGAATATTGGGATTTTAGTTTGCGATGGGGTGATATTGTTAGTGACTATGAATGGAATGACAATTATGCTTGGGCAGTTACTGATGGGGATGTTGGTTTAACAGTATCAGCGCCAGCAACAGGTCTGTTACTTATATCGAGCTTATTACTCATTTTATGGTACAAAAAAAATAAACGCTTATTGGTCAGTAAAATGAAATTCTGA
- a CDS encoding phage tail protein, with protein sequence MANTVAGLDIKYETMEYKDGTGGIFRMPGQFKEANITLSKGRFKGKNTLFEWLSTISLHAVDKRDLLISLTDETGGELLASWSVFNAFPTSLTAPSFDATSNDIVVQEIALIADRITYIAH encoded by the coding sequence ATGGCGAACACCGTAGCCGGTTTAGATATTAAATACGAAACAATGGAGTACAAAGATGGCACTGGAGGCATATTCCGCATGCCAGGTCAGTTCAAAGAGGCTAATATCACTCTATCTAAAGGTCGATTCAAAGGTAAAAACACCCTGTTTGAATGGTTGAGCACTATTTCACTTCATGCGGTTGATAAGCGTGACCTATTGATCAGCTTGACTGACGAAACGGGTGGTGAACTGCTGGCTTCTTGGAGTGTCTTTAACGCTTTCCCTACGAGTCTAACAGCCCCTTCTTTTGATGCCACAAGTAATGACATTGTCGTACAGGAAATTGCCCTGATTGCGGACCGCATTACTTATATTGCTCACTAA
- a CDS encoding carboxymuconolactone decarboxylase family protein, with the protein MNYRINYYAVSPKLMTILLRQERCLQQQFSLSSTLSIAIWELVKLRVSQINQCAFCIDMHSKDALKQGESAERLIGLSAWQDTLLYTESEQSALHWAECITSGQPVSDQLYQRTLDIFGEQGLVDLTLAVNAINSWNRIAKAFKPEVGFSS; encoded by the coding sequence ATGAACTATAGAATTAATTATTATGCGGTATCACCAAAATTAATGACTATTTTATTAAGACAAGAAAGGTGTCTCCAGCAACAATTTAGTCTGTCATCAACCTTGTCGATTGCAATATGGGAACTTGTTAAACTGCGTGTATCTCAGATTAACCAGTGTGCATTTTGCATCGATATGCACAGTAAAGATGCATTAAAGCAAGGTGAGTCTGCTGAACGTCTCATTGGATTATCAGCTTGGCAAGATACACTCTTGTATACTGAATCTGAACAGAGCGCTTTACATTGGGCTGAATGTATCACATCAGGACAGCCGGTATCAGACCAACTGTATCAAAGAACTTTAGATATATTTGGTGAGCAAGGTCTAGTTGATTTGACCTTGGCTGTCAATGCCATAAACAGCTGGAATCGTATTGCTAAAGCTTTTAAACCAGAAGTCGGTTTTTCAAGCTAA
- a CDS encoding DoxX family protein, with protein sequence MDTSNSLLLSANKMYRRIVEKVSALEPVALLAARFYVGWAFFSSGLTKLNNWDSTLFLFEEEYHVPLLPYELAAYLGTAAEIILPLLLMAGLASRFSALGLFFVNIVAVISLEDIAAAAYAQHVLWGTLLLQVVIFSGGRFTFDYVVKRKIDLT encoded by the coding sequence ATGGATACTTCAAATTCATTGCTGTTATCAGCAAATAAAATGTATCGACGTATTGTTGAAAAAGTAAGTGCGTTGGAGCCTGTTGCATTATTAGCAGCGCGTTTCTATGTCGGTTGGGCTTTCTTCTCATCCGGACTAACAAAACTAAACAACTGGGACAGTACGTTATTCCTATTTGAAGAGGAATATCACGTACCATTATTACCTTATGAACTGGCTGCCTATTTAGGGACTGCTGCTGAGATTATTTTACCCTTGTTATTGATGGCTGGATTAGCAAGTCGCTTCTCTGCATTGGGGTTATTTTTCGTTAATATTGTGGCCGTTATTAGCTTAGAAGATATTGCCGCTGCAGCTTACGCTCAGCATGTATTATGGGGAACTCTATTGCTGCAAGTTGTTATCTTCAGCGGAGGTCGTTTTACTTTCGATTATGTGGTTAAACGTAAGATAGATTTAACGTAA
- a CDS encoding DNA-binding domain-containing protein — MNDISINEQQRLLDAIWSDAESGADLHGFSAQGISIYRRNLLANAERALRITFPTVFELLDCDISTFLVQKFLKSSPPVQGDWGQWGHDFSDFIATTEIGVDYPYLASCTALDWHVHCTLHGLDQTLDQASLQLLVNCEPEHVFITFNNNVKLLSTSYPVADIFDAHNHDEKAQRDISFSRAKQALSSVLVEHTFMVYRPEFKPQVTKLTESEGRFTLSLMSGNSLAQSLDTVTNDSDFSFQTWLISAIEHNLIHYFKES; from the coding sequence ATGAATGATATTTCTATCAATGAGCAGCAGCGTCTATTAGATGCTATTTGGAGTGATGCAGAATCAGGCGCAGATCTACATGGGTTTAGCGCTCAAGGTATCAGTATTTATCGTCGTAATTTGTTGGCCAATGCTGAACGCGCATTAAGGATAACTTTTCCTACAGTTTTTGAATTACTTGATTGTGATATTAGTACCTTCCTGGTCCAGAAGTTTCTAAAATCATCGCCACCAGTTCAAGGTGATTGGGGGCAATGGGGGCATGACTTTTCTGACTTTATCGCAACAACTGAAATTGGTGTGGATTATCCGTATCTGGCTAGTTGCACGGCTTTGGATTGGCATGTTCATTGTACGTTACATGGTCTGGATCAAACGTTAGATCAAGCGTCATTACAATTACTGGTTAATTGCGAACCCGAACATGTCTTTATTACATTTAACAACAATGTGAAATTGCTGAGCACAAGCTATCCAGTAGCTGACATTTTTGACGCACATAACCATGATGAGAAAGCGCAACGGGACATTTCGTTTAGTCGTGCTAAGCAGGCCTTATCGTCAGTGCTGGTGGAGCATACATTCATGGTTTACCGACCTGAATTTAAACCCCAAGTAACCAAGTTAACAGAGAGTGAAGGGCGCTTCACTTTATCTTTAATGTCGGGGAATTCGCTCGCTCAGTCGCTTGATACTGTTACCAATGATAGTGATTTTTCATTTCAAACCTGGCTGATTAGCGCTATAGAACATAATTTAATTCATTATTTTAAAGAGAGTTAA
- a CDS encoding YHS domain-containing (seleno)protein has translation MKFSTFVKSTFMTTALVASSLTFAANIEVNANSNDIAISGYDTVSYFTKGTPTKGSNNFTAAYNGAIYQFSSASNRDLFKADPSKYAPQYGGFCAMGVALNKKLDTDPTAWHIRGDKLYLNYNKAVQKKWNTDIPGYIETAQVNWIDIKGLTEDQIEKVYD, from the coding sequence ATGAAGTTTTCAACATTTGTAAAATCAACATTCATGACGACAGCACTTGTCGCTAGTAGCTTAACTTTTGCTGCAAACATTGAAGTAAATGCGAACAGTAATGATATCGCAATCAGTGGTTACGATACTGTTTCTTACTTTACAAAAGGTACGCCAACTAAAGGGTCGAACAATTTCACGGCCGCTTACAATGGCGCCATTTATCAGTTTTCATCTGCCAGTAACCGCGATTTATTCAAAGCAGATCCAAGTAAATATGCACCACAATATGGTGGTTTTTGCGCGATGGGTGTGGCATTGAATAAAAAATTAGATACCGATCCAACTGCTTGGCATATTCGTGGCGATAAATTGTACCTGAATTACAACAAGGCTGTTCAGAAAAAATGGAACACTGATATTCCTGGTTATATCGAAACAGCGCAAGTTAACTGGATTGATATTAAAGGATTAACTGAAGATCAAATCGAAAAAGTGTACGACTAA
- a CDS encoding DUF2282 domain-containing protein gives MNNKLIASAALAAVMSTGVIASAEAASKKEKCYGVAKAGQNDCANLAGTHSCAGQSSLSYDKGEWKLVTKGTCSELGGLSKKEAKQLYLASK, from the coding sequence ATGAATAATAAATTAATAGCAAGTGCTGCATTAGCTGCTGTGATGTCTACAGGTGTTATAGCCTCTGCAGAAGCAGCAAGTAAAAAAGAAAAATGTTACGGCGTAGCGAAAGCGGGTCAAAACGATTGCGCGAACTTAGCCGGTACACATTCGTGTGCAGGGCAATCAAGCCTGAGTTATGACAAAGGTGAGTGGAAATTAGTCACAAAAGGTACCTGCTCAGAATTGGGGGGATTGTCTAAGAAGGAAGCCAAGCAGTTATATTTAGCATCTAAATAA
- a CDS encoding bifunctional UDP-sugar hydrolase/5'-nucleotidase encodes MIKNNKPVRITLAHINDTHSYFEPQSLQLQLNIEGKSISPYVSNGGFSRIATRAKQLKAAALQNNRDFIFVHAGDCFQGTLYFSLFKGKANSDMLNALGIDVMTIGNHELDMGNEPVAAFLDRIQFPLLAGNWDLSNEIKTKSHHLSGRSNLFSYQVDQQTARWMTRVVDGEPVAIFGVSLDKMADIANVDPDTPFINAFETAKNTVRAIRKSGINKIILVSHLGFDGDCELAKEVDGISLIVGGHSHTLLGDFSDLGLKKESEYGHQVNGTYIVQAGLHSQALGHCEIDFAADGSVSTFKGKNELLIGRRLCLDASLLTTNDDDIHAKASLYLTQHENVVVCKKDAILQSLLQDKYIPRVRKLQNTVIAKLAEDMRHVRIPDQKGGSVIAPLVAESFAHMMNKNGHRVDFSIHNAGGVRTSLHRGNISIGDIAGKLLPFAVPIGVYRIKGKYIAQALEGAINNATNNGVLGSGSGSYPYTYNLNFSYYAERPLGERIAKLTIYTEEDGWNDIDHEMTYYGTSSAYTMKGKEGYEALTMMEGDGIVTQYSMADCFIDFIQTNYKSTSREQLWYGTNVSI; translated from the coding sequence ATGATAAAGAATAATAAGCCAGTTAGAATAACTCTCGCACATATAAATGACACGCACTCCTACTTCGAACCTCAGTCACTGCAGTTACAGCTTAACATTGAGGGAAAAAGTATATCGCCTTATGTAAGTAATGGCGGGTTTTCCCGTATAGCGACCAGAGCTAAACAACTTAAAGCGGCTGCCCTGCAAAATAATCGAGATTTTATATTTGTACATGCTGGAGATTGCTTCCAGGGGACGCTCTATTTTTCGCTGTTTAAAGGTAAGGCCAACTCAGATATGCTCAATGCACTGGGTATTGATGTGATGACAATTGGTAATCATGAGCTAGATATGGGTAATGAACCTGTGGCTGCATTTTTAGATCGTATTCAGTTTCCACTGTTAGCTGGTAACTGGGACCTTTCTAACGAAATAAAAACGAAGTCTCATCATTTAAGCGGCCGTTCAAACTTATTCTCTTATCAGGTAGATCAGCAGACTGCACGCTGGATGACTCGTGTTGTAGATGGCGAGCCCGTAGCAATATTCGGGGTATCATTGGATAAGATGGCCGATATCGCGAATGTAGATCCGGACACACCATTTATTAATGCCTTTGAAACAGCCAAAAATACCGTTCGAGCTATCCGAAAGTCAGGTATTAATAAGATAATATTAGTGAGTCATCTTGGTTTTGATGGTGATTGTGAATTAGCGAAAGAAGTAGATGGTATCAGCTTGATTGTTGGCGGTCATAGCCACACACTTCTCGGCGATTTCAGTGACCTAGGGCTGAAAAAAGAATCTGAATACGGACATCAGGTTAATGGTACTTATATTGTTCAGGCTGGACTTCATTCACAGGCTCTTGGTCACTGTGAGATCGATTTCGCAGCCGATGGTTCGGTTAGCACTTTCAAAGGCAAAAATGAGCTGCTTATTGGTCGCCGACTTTGTCTTGATGCAAGCCTGTTAACAACCAATGATGATGACATCCATGCAAAGGCGAGCCTCTACCTCACTCAACATGAAAATGTGGTTGTATGTAAAAAAGATGCGATACTACAAAGCTTGCTACAAGATAAATATATCCCTAGAGTACGTAAGCTACAAAATACCGTGATTGCTAAGTTAGCAGAGGATATGCGACATGTCCGCATTCCTGATCAGAAGGGAGGCAGTGTTATTGCCCCGCTAGTAGCCGAATCGTTTGCTCATATGATGAATAAAAATGGTCATCGAGTCGACTTTTCAATTCATAATGCTGGCGGTGTGAGAACGTCTTTACATCGGGGTAATATTTCAATTGGTGATATTGCAGGTAAGCTACTTCCCTTTGCCGTTCCCATTGGTGTTTATCGCATCAAAGGCAAATATATAGCACAGGCACTAGAGGGTGCAATAAACAACGCCACCAATAATGGCGTTCTTGGCTCTGGCTCGGGAAGCTACCCTTATACCTATAACCTGAATTTTAGCTATTATGCCGAACGCCCCCTTGGTGAGCGAATTGCTAAACTTACTATTTATACGGAAGAAGATGGTTGGAACGATATCGATCATGAAATGACTTATTACGGAACCTCTTCCGCTTATACCATGAAAGGTAAAGAAGGTTATGAAGCACTAACCATGATGGAAGGTGATGGGATTGTTACTCAATATTCGATGGCAGATTGCTTCATTGATTTTATCCAAACAAACTATAAATCGACTTCACGTGAGCAGTTGTGGTATGGAACCAATGTGAGCATATAA
- a CDS encoding helix-turn-helix domain-containing protein: MKSSLEFKLIQPKGLLSPYIQGIWSASVHGPEACDHWLHGDACSGIIFNLGSTIKLGDNIFPTGVIVLPVSKFAQKISLPPRSKLVGMRFHPAIGAGVLGKRYDEPKIVTTDNKMTLALQDLRESLASNHGHFACITTLYRWLIDRLDLSCPIPIELAHALKAIEQSQTPTQFCNDITISQRQIERQFQKWLGLTPKHYQRILRVKSVINVLREIPDSGLADLALSHGFSDQSHMTRECKKIAKITPKVFTKRVRLQMESLTHLFQK, from the coding sequence TTGAAATCATCGCTAGAATTCAAATTAATTCAGCCTAAAGGGCTGCTGTCGCCTTACATTCAAGGGATATGGTCTGCGTCAGTTCATGGACCTGAAGCCTGCGACCATTGGTTACATGGTGATGCATGCAGTGGTATAATATTTAATCTTGGATCTACGATTAAACTTGGAGATAATATTTTCCCTACGGGGGTGATAGTATTACCTGTCAGTAAGTTTGCCCAGAAAATTTCTCTTCCACCGAGATCTAAATTGGTCGGGATGCGTTTTCATCCTGCAATCGGGGCTGGTGTACTTGGGAAGCGTTACGACGAACCGAAAATAGTAACTACTGATAACAAAATGACATTAGCGCTACAAGATTTAAGAGAATCTCTTGCATCGAACCATGGTCACTTCGCATGTATCACAACATTATATCGCTGGTTGATCGATAGGTTAGATTTGTCATGTCCTATTCCTATTGAATTAGCCCACGCACTTAAAGCTATAGAACAGTCTCAAACACCTACACAATTTTGCAATGATATTACGATTAGTCAGCGCCAGATTGAACGTCAGTTCCAAAAATGGTTAGGGTTAACGCCTAAGCACTATCAACGTATTTTACGCGTGAAATCTGTGATAAATGTACTTCGTGAAATCCCTGATAGTGGCCTTGCCGATTTGGCTCTAAGCCATGGTTTTAGCGATCAATCACATATGACGCGAGAATGTAAAAAAATAGCCAAAATAACGCCTAAGGTATTTACAAAGCGAGTGCGTTTACAAATGGAGAGCCTAACACATCTCTTCCAAAAGTGA
- a CDS encoding phage tail sheath family protein, producing MTTTYPGVYIKEQNQLSPSVSHYNTAVPAFAIDVEAQTLLGIDKAKRIDNYMDYQKLLTNRRLSHDIESQKTITKDKGMNQLNNCMRTYFDNGGGYCYLIQTDQLVTEVLKHDDITLLVAAGQNLAAAANILAQGNNLFAILDGPKSEIDTRYKLTEGIDGWHNMGGSQYAAAYYPWLTADWTVDDIPPSAAIAGAYCKNDRKVGVWKAPANIALVGVIPKYKVSDIVESAFIKEDSEALNMIRRFNNGPSIIWGARTLKGSEQYRYVPVRRLFNSVEKDIKDAIKVVMFEPNSQRTWDAVRTSVTNYLTRLWGNGALMGTTPEDAFFVQVGKNITMDQADIKQGKMIVKVGMAAARPAEFIILKFTQNVAQ from the coding sequence ATGACAACGACATATCCAGGTGTTTACATTAAAGAACAGAACCAACTGAGCCCATCAGTATCACACTACAATACAGCGGTACCAGCTTTTGCTATTGACGTTGAAGCACAAACTTTATTGGGTATTGATAAGGCTAAACGTATCGATAACTATATGGACTATCAAAAACTGCTGACAAATCGGCGTTTAAGTCACGATATTGAAAGCCAAAAAACAATCACGAAAGATAAGGGGATGAATCAGCTCAATAACTGCATGCGTACCTATTTTGACAACGGCGGCGGTTATTGCTACTTGATCCAAACAGACCAGTTAGTAACAGAAGTGCTAAAGCATGATGATATTACTTTATTGGTTGCTGCCGGTCAGAACCTGGCTGCCGCTGCAAACATTCTTGCGCAAGGTAACAACCTGTTTGCGATCCTAGATGGTCCGAAGTCAGAGATCGATACCCGCTACAAATTAACAGAAGGGATAGATGGTTGGCATAATATGGGGGGCTCTCAATATGCTGCGGCGTATTATCCTTGGTTAACTGCGGATTGGACTGTCGATGATATTCCACCGAGTGCGGCTATCGCCGGTGCATATTGTAAAAATGACCGTAAAGTGGGGGTATGGAAAGCGCCTGCTAATATTGCTTTAGTTGGAGTTATTCCTAAGTATAAAGTCTCTGATATAGTGGAAAGCGCTTTTATCAAGGAAGATAGCGAGGCTCTGAATATGATCCGCCGATTCAATAACGGTCCGTCGATTATTTGGGGCGCGCGCACGCTAAAAGGTTCAGAACAGTACCGTTATGTACCAGTGCGCCGTCTGTTTAACAGCGTAGAAAAAGACATTAAAGATGCGATCAAAGTTGTGATGTTTGAGCCTAACAGTCAACGAACGTGGGACGCCGTACGTACTTCTGTCACTAACTACCTCACCAGACTATGGGGTAATGGCGCGTTGATGGGAACAACACCAGAGGACGCATTCTTTGTTCAAGTGGGTAAAAATATCACCATGGATCAGGCTGATATCAAGCAAGGAAAAATGATTGTTAAAGTGGGAATGGCAGCGGCTCGTCCTGCTGAATTTATTATTCTGAAATTTACTCAAAATGTTGCTCAATAA
- a CDS encoding bifunctional 2-polyprenyl-6-hydroxyphenol methylase/3-demethylubiquinol 3-O-methyltransferase UbiG — protein sequence MNNSLRETYNSFADTYDVNRGAFDISDILNSFYSNLASKSGKLLDLGCGAGEPVASYFIDNDWQVTGVDFSERMLELASKYAPKMKAVRSDISDVKFKSNEFDAVTATYSLFHIPSELHVDLFSEIFKWLKPKGKLLFTYATKEATGVEEFSGYIKFMDTEFYYSHKKPAELFCDLQRIGFTIEAQEYHTICNETLLWITAQKPDNK from the coding sequence GTAAATAGAGGGGCTTTTGATATATCTGACATCCTCAACTCGTTTTATTCTAATTTAGCGTCTAAGAGTGGAAAATTACTTGATCTTGGTTGTGGTGCTGGAGAGCCTGTTGCCAGCTATTTTATAGATAATGACTGGCAAGTTACAGGTGTCGATTTTTCTGAACGTATGCTCGAGTTAGCTTCAAAGTATGCGCCTAAAATGAAGGCTGTTAGAAGTGATATCAGTGATGTAAAATTTAAGTCAAATGAGTTTGATGCAGTAACAGCAACGTATAGCCTTTTTCACATTCCATCTGAACTTCATGTCGATCTTTTTTCCGAAATATTTAAGTGGTTAAAACCCAAAGGAAAACTTCTATTTACTTATGCAACGAAGGAAGCTACTGGGGTTGAAGAGTTTAGCGGTTATATCAAATTCATGGATACTGAGTTTTATTACAGCCACAAGAAACCCGCTGAGTTATTTTGTGATTTACAACGTATCGGATTTACAATTGAGGCTCAGGAATATCATACAATCTGCAATGAAACACTCTTGTGGATTACGGCGCAAAAACCTGATAATAAGTAA
- a CDS encoding DUF692 family multinuclear iron-containing protein, giving the protein MSVNSKEMLANNKDILVGVGLRHPHFTDILTSAKQVDFVEVHSENFFGQGGAALSVLNQVREAYPVSLHSTSMGLGSLQDIPTSYLTRLKQLTQTIDPFLMSEHACFTWGLLQNQMHGQVIHSGDLLPIAHTRHNLNRMCEQIDKVQSYLGRELIIENVSAYVKFDESYLSEAEFLTQLCKQTGAKILLDINNIAVNSLNFEGGNIQESVNDYINILPVNSVAQIHLAGCSTVPDGQMVIDDHARPVSDEVWQGYRQALARFGAVPTLVEWDSDLPEWSVLISEAQKARAIANTVLGDSDE; this is encoded by the coding sequence ATGTCGGTAAATAGTAAAGAGATGTTGGCAAACAACAAGGATATATTAGTGGGCGTTGGATTAAGGCACCCACATTTTACCGACATATTAACTTCGGCTAAGCAAGTTGACTTTGTCGAAGTGCATTCAGAGAACTTCTTTGGACAAGGTGGCGCTGCTTTATCTGTCCTTAATCAAGTAAGAGAGGCCTATCCGGTTAGTTTGCATTCAACGTCTATGGGTCTTGGCTCGTTACAGGATATACCTACGAGTTATTTAACGCGTTTAAAGCAATTAACGCAAACCATCGATCCATTTCTAATGTCTGAACATGCTTGTTTTACGTGGGGACTATTACAAAATCAAATGCATGGGCAAGTGATACACAGCGGTGACTTATTACCGATAGCGCATACGCGTCATAATTTAAATCGAATGTGCGAGCAAATAGATAAAGTGCAATCGTACCTAGGACGTGAGCTAATTATTGAAAATGTGTCAGCTTATGTGAAATTTGATGAAAGTTATCTTTCTGAAGCTGAATTTCTAACGCAACTGTGTAAACAGACAGGCGCTAAAATACTGCTCGATATTAATAATATTGCGGTGAATAGCTTGAATTTTGAAGGTGGAAATATTCAGGAATCGGTCAATGATTATATAAATATCTTACCAGTAAATAGTGTCGCGCAAATACATCTCGCGGGTTGTAGTACGGTTCCTGATGGTCAAATGGTTATTGATGATCATGCGCGACCTGTTTCTGATGAAGTTTGGCAAGGGTATCGTCAAGCATTAGCACGCTTTGGTGCTGTGCCAACACTGGTTGAATGGGATTCAGATTTACCAGAGTGGTCAGTGTTAATTTCTGAAGCACAAAAAGCACGTGCTATAGCTAATACCGTATTGGGAGATAGCGATGAATGA